In Weissella tructae, the DNA window CCGATTCACGGGTAATCGTATTCAATTTAGCGAAGCCGAATTAGCCGCAATTATTGCACAAGTGAACGCTGCGCAATAAAGAACGGCATCTCACCCTAATTAATGCTTGCAAAAGTCGTAGATGATTGGCAAACTAGGTAATGAGATGATTAATTAAGAATAGATTATGAAGGAAAAGAGGGGCATGACATGGCAAACCAACCAGAGTCACTAAACGACCAAATGATTGCTCGTCGTGAGAAAGCAGAAGAAATGCGCCAAGCAGGGATTGATCCCTTTGGACAACGTTTCGAACGCACACACACGGCTGACGAATTACACACACTATACGATGATGCGGATGCTGAAACATTAGAAGAAGCACAAAACCGTGTAAAGATTTCTGGACGTATGATGACTAAGCGTCGTTCAGGAAAGATTAGCTTTGCGGATATCAAGGATCGCTCAGGGCGTATTCAAGTATTCGTTCAAAAGCCAGTTGTTGGTGAAGAAGCCTACGAATGGTTCAAGAAGTCTGACTTGGGAGACATTATTGGGTTTGAAGGAACGGTTATGAAGACCCGTGCTGGAGAATTGTCAATTAACGTTGAAGTGATTACTCACCTATCAAAGGCATTGCGTCCTTTGCCTGACAAGTACCATGGACTAACTGACGTTGAAACAAAGTACCGTCAACGTTACTTGGACTTGATCGCTAACGATGATTCATACGATCGCTTCATTAAGCGTTCACAAATCATCGCGGCTATTCGTGCCTACATGAACCAAGATGGTTTCATCGAAGTAGAAACACCAATGTTGCAAAATGAAGCTGGTGGAGCTGCTGCCCGTCCATTTACAACACACCACAATGCGTTGGATATTGATATGTACCTACGTATTGCTTTGGAACTACATTTGAAGCGTTTGGTTGTTGGTGGTATGGAACGTGTCTACGAAATTGGACGTGTCTTCCGTAACGAAGGGATGGACCCAAAGCACAACCCAGAATTTACTGTTATGGAATCATATGCAGCATACTGGGACTTCGACGATGTGATGACACAAACTGAAGAAATCTTCCGCGCTGCGGCAAAGGTTGTTTCTGAAGATGGTAAGGTTATCTACAATGAAGTTGAAATCGATCTTGGAAAGCCATTTGCACGTAAGCATATGGTTGACTTGATTAAGGAAGCAACTGGTATTGACTTCTGGCAACCAATGACGCTTGAAGAAGCACAAGCATTGGCTGACGAAAAGCATGTTAAGTACGAAAAGTACTGGGGAATTGGACACATCATCAATGAATTCTTTGAAGAGTTCGTTGAAGAAACATTGATTCAACCTACATTCGTATACGGACACCCGGTTGAAGTTTCACCATTGGCCAAGAAGAACCCAGAAGACGGTCGCTTTACTGATCGTTTCGAACTGTTCATTATGGCTGGTGAATACGCCAACGCCTTTACTGAATTGAATGACCCGATTGACCAACGTGAACGTTTCGAAGCGCAAGCTGCAGAACGTGATGCTGGTAACGACGAAGCCGAAGGTGTCGACGATGACTTTATCGAAGCCCTTGAATACGGTTTGGCGCCTACTGGTGGATTGGGAATTGGGATTGACCGTCTAGTTATGCTATTAACAGACGCCGATTCAATTCGTGACGTTTTGTTGTTCCCAACAATGCGTTAATTTAAAGCCTAAATATGATGGAAAAACACGCAATTTAATATTGCGTGTTTTTTTTATAAAAAAGATTGAAAAAACCGTTGACATTCTTTGGGGTAGTCTGTAATATAGTAAAAGTTGTCAGGGGCAAGCAAGACAAGCCAACCCTTAGGGGCGCAAGTCATTTGCTCAATCGCTTCTCAAAAAAGTTTCAAAAAACTTTTGAGAAAAGTGTTGACATTACCATCCTCTCGATGGTATGATAATTAAGTTGTTTCAGGGAGATGCAAATCAAACGGAGCGACGAAGTAGATCATTGAAAACTGAATATCGTTTCGATGTAACAAATGTGTAGGTCGACCAACTATTAGTTGGTCCAAACATTTGCGAAGTCAATTCGCTAGTAAATTCGTTTAACATCTGTTAAACAACAAAAAAATTGAGTTATACTCAAACTTCAAATTGAGAGTTTGATCCTGGCTCAGGATGAACGCTGGCGGCGTGCCTAATACATGCAAGTCGAACGCACTGTGGTTCAACTGATTTGAAGAGCTTGCTCTGATATGACGATGAACATTGCAGTGAGTGCGAACGGGTGAGTAACACGTGGGAAACCTACCTCTTAGCGGGGGATAACATCTGGAAACAGATGCTAATACCGCATAACACTAGCAACCGCATGGTTGCTACTTGAAAGATGGTTCTGCTATCACTAAGAGATGGTCCCGCGGCGCATTAGTTAGTTGGTGAGGTAATGGCTCACCAAGACGATGATGCGTAGCCGAGTTGAGAGACTGATCGGCCACAATGGGACTGAGACACGGCCCATACTCCTACGGGAGGCAGCAGTAGGGAATCTTCCACAATGGACGAAAGTCTGATGGAGCAACGCCGCGTGTGTGATGAAGGGTTTCGGCTCGTAAAACACTGTTGTAAGAGAAGAATAGCATCAAGAGTAACTGCTTGGTGTGTGACGGTATCTTACCAGAAAGGAACGGCTAAATACGTGCCAGCAGCCGCGGTAATACGTATGTTCCAAGCGTTATCCGGATTTATTGGGCGTAAAGCGAGCGCAGACGGTTTTTTAAGTCCGAAGTGAAAGCCACAGCTTAACTGTGGAAGTGCTTTGGAAACTGGATGACTTGAGTGCAGTAGAGGAGAGTGGAATTCCATGTGTAGCGGTGAAATGCGTAGATATATGGAGGAACACCAGTGGCGAAGGCGGCTCTCTGGACTGTAACTGACGTTGAGGCTCGAAAGTGTGGGTAGCAAACAGGATTAGATACCCTGGTAGTCCACACCGTAAACGATGAGTGCTAGATGTTTGGGGGTTTCCGCCCCTAAGTGTCGCAGCTAACGCATTAAGCACTCCGCCTGGGGAGTACGACCGCAAGGTTGAAACTCAAAGGAATTGACGGGGACCCGCACAAGCGGTGGAGCATGTGGTTTAATTCGAAGCAACGCGAAGAACCTTACCAGGTCTTGACATCCTTTGACCACGCCAGAAATGGCGCTTTCCCTTCGGGGACAAAGTGACAGGTGGTGCATGGTTGTCGTCAGCTCGTGTCGTGAGATGTTGGGTTAAGTCCCGCAACGAGCGCAACCCTTATTACTAGTTGCCAGCATTCAGTTGGGCACTCTAGTGAGACTGCCGGTGACAAACCGGAGGAAGGTGGGGATGACGTCAAATCATCATGCCCCTTATGACCTGGGCTACACACGTGCTACAATGGCAAGTACAACGAGTCGCTAACCCGCGAGTACGCAAATCTCTTAAAGCTTGTCTCAGTTCGGATTGTAGGCTGCAACTCGCTACATGAAGTCGGAATCGCTAGTAATCGCGGATCAGCACGCCGCGGTGAATACGTTCCCGGGTCTTGTACACACCGCCCGTCACACCATGAGAGTTTGTAACACCCAAAGCCGGTGAGGTAACCTTTTAGGAGCCAGCCGTCTAAGGTGGGATAGATGATTAGGGTGAAGTCGTAACAAGGTAGCCGTAGGAGAACCTGCGGCTGGATCACCTCCTTTCTAAGGAAAATCGGAAACCTACACATTCGCATTGAAACGATATTTAGTTTTGAGTGGTTTACACTCAATGTAATAGACGAGAGAAGAACCTCGGGACTGTAGCTCAGCTGGTTAGAGCGCACCCCTGATAAGGGTGA includes these proteins:
- the lysS gene encoding lysine--tRNA ligase; the protein is MANQPESLNDQMIARREKAEEMRQAGIDPFGQRFERTHTADELHTLYDDADAETLEEAQNRVKISGRMMTKRRSGKISFADIKDRSGRIQVFVQKPVVGEEAYEWFKKSDLGDIIGFEGTVMKTRAGELSINVEVITHLSKALRPLPDKYHGLTDVETKYRQRYLDLIANDDSYDRFIKRSQIIAAIRAYMNQDGFIEVETPMLQNEAGGAAARPFTTHHNALDIDMYLRIALELHLKRLVVGGMERVYEIGRVFRNEGMDPKHNPEFTVMESYAAYWDFDDVMTQTEEIFRAAAKVVSEDGKVIYNEVEIDLGKPFARKHMVDLIKEATGIDFWQPMTLEEAQALADEKHVKYEKYWGIGHIINEFFEEFVEETLIQPTFVYGHPVEVSPLAKKNPEDGRFTDRFELFIMAGEYANAFTELNDPIDQRERFEAQAAERDAGNDEAEGVDDDFIEALEYGLAPTGGLGIGIDRLVMLLTDADSIRDVLLFPTMR